One Brassica napus cultivar Da-Ae chromosome C4, Da-Ae, whole genome shotgun sequence genomic region harbors:
- the LOC106404595 gene encoding CASP-like protein 4A1 produces MVEEEEEEKTQKSRKQQRQEEEDDDKKQRRDPEMSSRSSLHSLPPTTVDSPPDSPNTVSSIPDSHGSSPHTVVPTPSVASVATKNETPFRVTNADLAEQKLGESRRRLRPSFSTTPRESKWTSFVRKALLGFRVSAFVSCLVSFSVMVADRDKGWARDSFYKYKEFRFCLAANVIGFVYSAFMICDLVYLLSTSIRRSRHNLRHFLEFALDQMIAYLLASASTSASIRVDDWLSNWGADKFPDLARASVSLSFVSFVSFAFCSLASGYALCSLRSNLI; encoded by the exons atggtagaagaagaagaagaagaaaagacgcAGAAATCTCGGAAGCAGCAGCgacaagaggaagaagacgacgacAAAAAACAAAGACGAGACCCGGAGATGTCTTCTAGATCATCGCTTCACTCACTACCACCAACGACCGTTGATTCACCTCCTGACTCACCCAACACCGTCTCTTCAATCCCCGATAGCCACGGATCTTCTCCTCACACAGTCGTCCCAACTCCTTCCGTCGCTTCCGTTGCCACGAAGAACGAGACTCCTTTTAGGGTTACTAACGCAGACTTGGCGGAGCAGAAACTCGGCGAGAGTAGGAGGCGATTGAGGCCGAGCTTCTCTACGACTCCGCGTGAATCGAAATGGACAAGTTTCGTGAGGAAGGCTTtgcttgggtttagggtttctgCGTTTGTGTCGTGTCTCGTCTCCTTCTCTGTTATGGTTGCTGATAGAGATAAAGGATGGGCTCGTGATTCTTTCTACAAATACAAAGAGTTCAG GTTCTGTTTGGCTGCGAATGTGATTGGTTTTGTCTACTCAGCTTTTATGATATGTGACCTCGTGTATCTGTTATCTACTAGTATCCGCAGATCACGGCATAACCTCCGACATTTTTTGGAATTTGCTCTTGATCAA ATGATAGCGTATCTTCTTGCATCGGCTTCAACTTCAGCTTCGATCCGTGTAGACGATTGGCTATCGAATTGGGGAGCAGACAAGTTCCCAGACTTAGCTAGAGCATCTGTCTCCTTATCTTTCGTCTCCTTTGTCTCATTCGCCTTCTGCTCCTTGGCTTCCGGTTATGCCCTTTGTTCACTCCGGTCTAATCtaatataa
- the LOC106404374 gene encoding uncharacterized protein LOC106404374: MSIQNGRSVRFWTDIWLLQGRLIDVMGEIGTQKLGVVRNARICDVFVDGDWWFRRCRDRIFQELVHDIKDFPLQLVENVSDEALWWSGEGSFDVKFISSTTWDLIRKRGDSVDWSRLVWFPQGVPRFAFIPWLAIRDRLPTGHHTSQWGQPQGCLFCGEPDETRDHLYFSCPYTFTLWIRVVGNLFGRDLDRDWETTMLWLLTGSYDSLTYILLRLVLQVSIYYIWRERNERKYNGLAKPVDHLARLIDKTVRNRITSTGYSRKPKLQGLMRRWFEVHTT; encoded by the coding sequence ATGAGTATCCAGAATGGGCGTTCTGTTCGGTTCTGGACCGACATATGGCTTCTGCAAGGTAGACTGATTGACGTAATGGGTGAGATCGGAACTCAGAAATTAGGAGTTGTGAGGAACGCAAGGATTTGTGATGTATTTGTTGATGGAGATTGGTGGTTTCGCAGGTGTCGTGATCGTATCTTTCAGGAGTTAGTTCATGATATCAAAGACTTCCCCTTGCAACTGGTGGAGAATGTCTCGGATGAGGCTCTTTGGTGGAGTGGTGAAGGCTCATTTGACGTTAAATTCATCTCCAGCACTACGTGGGATCTGATTCGGAAACGGGGAGACAGTGTTGATTGGAGCAGGCTGGTCTGGTTCCCTCAGGGTGTCCCACGGTTTGCTTTTATCCCCTGGTTAGCTATCAGAGATAGGCTTCCTACTGGCCATCATACAAGCCAATGGGGCCAACCTCAAGGCTGTCTATTTTGTGGAGAACCAGATGAGACAAGGGATCACTTGTATTTTTCTTGTCCATACACATTTACATTATGGATTCGCGTGGTCGGGAACCTATTTGGAAGAGATCTTGATCGTGATTGGGAAACTACCATGTTGTGGCTCTTGACAGGATCCTACGACAGCCTCACATATATTCTTCTGAGGTTGGTGCTACAGGTATCTATCTATTACATCTGGCGCGAGCGAAATGAGAGGAAGTACAACGGTCTGGCAAAGCCTGTTGATCATCTGGCCCGGTTGATCGACAAGACAGTTAGAAACCGGATCACATCTACTGGGTACTCGAGGAAACCGAAGCTACAAGGTCTTATGAGGCGTTGGTTCGAAGTACATACCACTTAA
- the LOC106402436 gene encoding protein farnesyltransferase subunit beta, protein MEELPSITVSQREQFLVENDVFGMYSYFDTSDIATQKFIVEIHRDKQLDYLMNGLRQLGPSFSSLDANRPWVCYWIIHSIALLGESVDDDLENNAIDFLGRCQGSDGGYGGGPGQLPHLATSYAAVNTLVTLGGEKAFSSINREQMACFLRRMKDTNGGFRMHNMGEIDVRACYTAISIASILNIVDDELTRGLGDYILSCQTYEGGIGGEPGSEAHGGYTYCGLATMILINEVDRLNLDSLMNWIVHRQGVEMGFQGRTNKLVDGCYTFWQAAPCVLLQRFFSSQDLAPHGSSHMSQGTDEDHEEHAHDEDDLEDSDEDDSDEDSDEDSGNGHQIHHTSTYIDRRIQPIFDSLGLQRYVLLCSQVADGGFRDKLRKPRDFYHTCYCLSGLSVAQHAWSKDEDTPPLTRDILGGYANHLEPVHLLHNVVMDRYNEAIEFFHRAA, encoded by the exons ATGGAAGAGCTTCCGAGCATAACTGTGAGTCAGCGCGAGCAGTTTCTGGTGGAGAACGATGTGTTTGGGATGTACAGTTACTTCGACACCAGTGACATCGCTACTCAGAAATTCAT TGTGGAGATTCACCGAGACAAGCAGCTAGATTATCTGATGAATGGCTTAAGGCAGCTAGGCCCGTCGTTCTCGTCCTTAGATGCTAA TCGACCGTGGGTTTGCTACTGGATCATTCATTCAATTGCTTTGCTTGGGGAGTCTGTGGATGATGACTTAGAAAACAATGCAATCGACTTTCTTGGACGTTGCCAG GGTTCTGATGGTGGATATGGTGGTGGTCCTGGCCAA CTTCCACATCTTGCAACAAGTTATGCTGCAGTGAATACACTTGTTACATTAGGAGGTGAGAAAGCCTTTTCTTCAATTAACAG AGAACAAATGGCTTGTTTCTTGAGACGAATGAAGGATACAAATGGAGGTTTcag GATGCACAATATGGGAGAAATAGATGTACGAGCCTGCTACACTGCCATTTCG ATTGCAAGCATCCTGAACATTGTGGATGATGAACTCACCCGAGGCTTAGGAGATTACATTTTGAG TTGCCAAACTTATGAAGGTGGCATTGGAGGGGAACCTGGCTCCGAAGCTCATGGTGG GTACACCTACTGTGGGTTGGCTACTATGATTTTAATCAATGAAGTCGACCGCTTGAATTTGGATTCGTTAATG AATTGGATTGTACATCGACAAGGAGTAGAAATGGGATTCCAAGGTAGGACGAACAAATTGGTCGACGGTTGCTACACGTTTTGGCAG GCAGCCCCTTGTGTTCTACTACAGCGATTTTTTTCATCCCAGGATCTGGCACCTCATGGATCATCACATATGTCACAAGGGACAGATGAAGATCACGAGGAACatgctcatgatgaagatgatcttGAAGACAGTGATGAAGATGATTCTGATGAGGATAGCGATGAAGATTCAGGGAATGGTCACCAAATTCATCATACGTCTACCTACATTGACAGGAGAATTCAACCTATTTTTGATAGCCTCGGCTTGCAAAGATATGTGCTCTTGTGCTCTCAG GTCGCTGATGGTGGATTCAGAGACAAGCTGAGGAAACCCAGGGACTTCTACCACACATGTTACTGTCTAAGCGGTCTTTCCGTGGCTCAACACGCTTGGTCAAAAGACGAGGACACTCCTCCTTTGACTCGTGACATTTTGGGTGGCTACGCAAACCACCTTGAACCTGTTCACCTCCTCCACAACGTTGTCATGGATCGGTACAACGAAGCTATCGAGTTCTTCCATAGAGCAGCATGA
- the LOC106405275 gene encoding bidirectional sugar transporter SWEET8, which translates to MVDAKQVRFIVGVIGNVISFCLFFSPAPTFWRIIKNKSVEEFQPWPYVATMMNCMLWVFYGLPVVHKDSILVTTINGVGMVFEAFYISIFLVYCGGKKNFRRNIGLYLVAEVIAVAAIVLITLFAIQNEFAKQTFVGVICDVFNIAMYGAPSLVIKKVIRTRSVEYMPFLLSFVSFVNAGIWTAYSLIYKLDLYVLISNGLGTALCASQLIVYGLYRNATPRDEDKSKPSEIEIPGTA; encoded by the exons ATGGTCGACGCTAAACAAGTCCGCTTCATCGTCGGAGTTATCG GGAACGTGATCTCCTTCTGTCTCTTCTTCTCGCCAGC GCCGACGTTTTGGAGGATCATTAAGAACAAGTCTGTAGAGGAGTTTCAACCGTGGCCTTACGTGGCAACGATGATGAACTGTATGCTTTGGGTTTTCTACGGACTCCCTGTTGTTCACAAGGATAGTATCCTTGTTACCACCATTAATGGGGTCGGCATGGTATTCGAAGCTTTCTACATATCCATCTTCTTAGTCTACTGTGGCGGCAAGAAGAACTTCAGG AGGAACATTGGGTTATACCTTGTGGCTGAGGTTATTGCCGTGGCTGCGATTGTTTTGATTACTCTTTTCGCTATCCAAAACGAGTTTGCAAAACAGACGTTCGTTGGTGTCATCTGCGACGTCTTCAACATTGCTATGTATGGAGCTCCTTCACTTGTCATC AAAAAAGTGATAAGGACAAGGAGTGTAGAGTACATGCCGTTTCTCTTGTCTTTCGTCAGTTTCGTTAACGCTGGGATTTGGACTGCCTACTCTTTGATCTACAAACTCGATCTCTACGTCCTc ATAAGCAACGGTCTAGGAACAGCCTTGTGTGCATCTCAGCTAATTGTCTATGGTTTGTACCGCAACGCTACTCCAAGGGATGAGGATAAATCGAAGCCATCTGAGATTGAAATTCCAGGGACGGCCTGA
- the LOC125585544 gene encoding uncharacterized protein LOC125585544, with the protein MDIPELPRRLYTSGEEPEAHNSISYHTDNSKLHTALRKALTDDEFEELKESSLGVFIKFKEQGFGWASRLVHYMLSFKLDIKKKYEMWSLVGPEPLRFSLLEFENLTGLNCEYIEDLETPKCDVTPEMVSFWGMLGVHLEAGPTTDQIIAALQRCGDWSREDRKRLAYLSIFTGFIEGRKFSTATRSTLARLVMDLERFENYPWGRVAFKVLMDSLWNKEIAGCYTVDGFIQVLQVWTYTAMPELGASIGGPRADSPSPPILAYEGSRGRRSMKAAILSQTRVINFVEKDISEMWPKWDSEVEDLPAENIIKVMYERRPWKWTMDCWEVTGTKVNTKPKVVTPSKKAKEMVVLEEEEEEEEDNPRPRKKARKEAPKVASEEAREEARGATPQDKQPTPLAKETGGRNKQATPQDKQPTPLAKETGGRNKQATPHIHETVVSNQPPPHQTKQQPPPPQKKQQQPPPPQKKQPPPQKKQPPPQKKQPPQIKERWLPEDTATEANSVNKTSKEIVAVTSTDHQPSLASTDQQPSLASTEPSDPVSEPSLVVLDKRAKSKRAKKPAPTVRSPYTAEKKKDKVGAYNPFPPVNKDRLKELADWLKTDPHYLTKTEDKPRTSPTRWYHFLRTARGWLEDCHIDAWINVLRQRYQENPQAFRSERMCFLDHNFSQSWREQYHLFKTSEPDHKGLGRVLPGGASYFYDGSIPSFCQSNKKWGEDIDDIYAPVNLDDKHWVAIWISIPKRHIVVWDSIPSSSVPDAWDAIMEPFLQMVPYLLVECAATDEIRVKYGLEPYTYERPLKGVPTANNGDCGVYTVKYIECHALGVSFDPKDFARCNAKKMRDNMAVDIWKELVDQHLKENVDGDRFVGLYD; encoded by the exons atggatattccagaactcccccgtaggttatacacatcaggggaagaaccagaagcccacaatagcatttcgtatcatacggataacagcaagttgcatactgctcttaggaaagctcttactgatgacgaatttgaagagctcaaggagtcgagtttgggagttttcatcaagttcaaggagcagggatttggttgggcttcaaggctggttcactacatgctcagtttcaagctggacattaagaagaagtatgagatgtggtctctcgttggtccagaacctttgaggttttcactgttagagtttgaaaacctcactggtctaaactgcgagtacatcgaggaccttgagacaccaaaatgtgatgttaccccagagatggtttctttctgggggatgctgggagttcatctggaagctgggccaactactgatcagataatagcagcactgcagagatgcggggattggtccagggaagatcgcaagcggctcgcgtacctctccatcttcactggattcattgaagggagaaagttttcaaccgctacacgatctactctggcaaggctagtgatggatttagaacggtttgagaattatccatgggggagagtcgcatttaaggtgctgatggactctttgtggaacaaagaaattgctggctgttacaccgtggatgggtttatacaagttcttcaggtctggacgtacacagctatgccggaattgggtgctagtattggtggtcccagagcagacagtccgtctccaccgatactggcttacgagggcagcagaggccgcagatcaatgaaagctgctatcttgagtcag acccgcgtgatcaactttgttgagaaggacattagtgaaatgtggccaaaatgggactctgaggttgaggacctgcccgcggagaacatcattaaagtcatgtatgagcggagaccgtggaagtggaccatggattgctgggaagtcactggtactaaggtcaatacaaaacctaaggttgtgactccatcaaagaaggccaaagagatggttgtgttggaggaggaggaggaggaggaggaagacaatccaagacctcggaagaaagctcgtaaagaggctcctaaagtggctagtgaagaggctagagaagaggctagaggg gctacccctcaagataaacagcctacccctcttgccaaagaaaccgggggtagaaacaaacaggctacccctcaagataaacaacctacccctcttgccaaagaaaccgggggtagaaacaaacaggctacccctcatattcatgaaaccgtggttagtaaccagcctcctcctcatcaaaccaaacagcagcctcctcctcctcaaaagaaacagcagcagcctcctcctcctcaaaagaaacagcctcctcctcaaaagaaacagcctcctcctcaaaagaaacagcctcctcaaatcaaagag agatggttgccggaggatacagcaaccgaggcgaactcggtaaataagacctccaaagagattgttgctgtcacttccaccgatcaccaaccgagcctcgcttccaccgatcaacaaccgagcctcgcttccaccgagccaagcgatccagtttcagaaccgagcctggttgtattggacaagcgtgcaaagagtaaaagagcgaagaaacctgctcccactgtgagatctccttatacggcagagaaaaaaaaagataaagtgggagcctataatccatttccgccagtaaacaaagatcggttgaaggaactcgctgattggttgaaaactgatcc tcattatttaactaagaccgaggacaaaccacgtacatcaccaacaaggtggtaccacttcctccggacagccagaggatggctggaagactgc catatagatgcttggattaatgtgctaaggcagaggtatcaggagaacccacaagctttcaggagcgagcgaatgtgcttcctggatcacaacttttcccagtcttggagagagcagtatcacctcttcaaaacatcggaacctgatcacaaaggtttaggaagagttctacctggtggggcgtcgtatttttatgacggatcaataccttcattttgccaatcaaacaagaagtggggggaggacattgatgatatctatgcgccagtgaacttggacgacaagcattgggttgctatttggatatcgatccctaagaggcacatagtcgtctgggacagcataccttcatctagtgtaccagacgcatgggatgcgataatggagccttttctccagatggtcccttatctgcttgttgagtgcgcagccaccgacgaaatacgggtcaaatacgggttggagccatacacatatgagagaccgctgaaaggtgtacccacggccaacaatggtgattgtggcgtgtacactgtaaagtacattgaatgtcatgctctcggtgtctcctttgaccctaaagactttgctaggtgcaacgcaaagaaaatgagggataatatggcggtggatatatggaaggagcttgttgatcagcatctaaaagaaaatgtggatggtgataggTTCGTGGGCTTGTATGATTAG
- the LOC106406698 gene encoding deoxynucleoside triphosphate triphosphohydrolase SAMHD1 homolog, which yields MGAYCNDDLNMPVYSAGAPTNELRFSKHVYDNVHGNIYLDPLCLKFIDTEQFQRLRELKQLGVTNMVYPGAVHSRFEHSLGVYWLAGETAQKLKNFQGMELDIDKHDLQTVRLAGLLHDIGHGPFSHMFEREFLPKVMSGSEWSHESMSVKMIDHIVDTHNIDIDAQMLKRVKDMILASTEFSQLKSNAEKRFLYDIVANGRNGIDVDKFDYLVRDSRACGLGCNFQFQRLTETMRVMDNEICYRAKEYRNVHKLFATRADLYRTVYTHPKVKAIELMIVDAMVKANDYLGISTNIDDPAEYWKLDDTILKTIEIAPDQELAEAKDLILRVRRRQLYQFCNEYAVPKEKIEHFKAVTAQDIVCSQKHTSLTLKEEDIAVTNVKIDLARGRENPLECIKFFKDYESEEKFVIPEERVSHLLPTTFQDMIVRVYAKKPELVEAVSEAFENFQVRTYGIKAQVHETPEKKKRRVM from the exons ATGGGAGCGTATTGCAACGACGACCTAAACATGCCGGTTTACTCCGCCGGCGCTCCGACGAACGAGCTCCGATTCAGCAAGCATGTCTACGACAACGTTCATGGCAACATCTACCTCGATCCT ctttgcttaaaattcaTTGACACGGAGCAGTTTCAGAG GCTTCGTGAACTAAAGCAGCTTG GAGTGACAAACATGGTTTACCCGGGAGCTGTGCATTCTAGGTTTGAGCATTCTCTTGGTGTGTATTGGCTTGCAGGCGAAACTGCACAGAAGCTAAAAAATTTCCAG GGAATGGAGCTCGATATTGACAAACATGATCTTCAGACTGTGAGACTTGCGG GACTTCTCCATGATATTGGCCATGGGCCTTTCAGCCATATGTTTGAGCGTGAGTTCCTGCCAAAGGTCATGAGTGGCTCTGAGTG GTCTCATGAGTCAATGTCTGTAAAGATGATTGACCATATTGTGGACACGCATAACATTGATATTGATGCTCAAATGTTGAAAAGAGTGAAG GATATGATCCTAGCAAGTACTGAATTTTCACAGCTGAAA AGCAACGCAGAGAAACGTTTCTTGTATGACATTGTTGCTAATGGTCGAAATGGGATTGATGTGGACAA GTTTGACTACCTTGTCCGTGATTCTCGAGCTTGTGGACTGGGATGCAACTTTCAGTTCCAAAG ACTGACAGAGACGATGAGAGTCATGGACAATGAAATCTGCTATCGCGCTAAGgaat ACCGTAACGTTCACAAGTTATTTGCAACACGTGCTGATCTCTATCGAACTGTCTACACACATCCGAAAGTAAAG GCAATAGAGCTTATGATAGTAGATGCTATGGTCAAAGCCAACGATTACTTGGGGATTTCTACTAACATTGACGACCCAGCTGAATACTGGAAG TTGGACGATACAATCCTGAAAACCATTGAAATAGCTCCAGATCAAGAACTTGCAGAAGCTAAAGACCTGATACTCCGCGTTCGCAGAAGGCAGCTGTACCAA TTCTGTAACGAGTATGCGGTTCCAAAGGAAAAAATCGAACATTTCAAAGCCGTCACTGCTCAAGATATCGTCTGTTCTCAG AAGCATACAAGCTTAACACTCAAAGAGGAGGATATCGCTGTTACCAATGTCAAGATTGATTTAGCTCGTGGGAGAGAAAACCCTCTTGAATG catcaagttcttcaag GATTACGAGAGTGAAGAGAAGTTTGTGATACCTGAGGAAAGAGTTAGTCACTTGTTACCAACAACATTTCAAGACATGATAGTGAGAGTATATGCCAAGAAACCAGAACTG GTGGAAGCAGTTTCTGAAGCATTTGAAAACTTCCAAGTGAGAACGTATGGAATCAAAGCTCAAGTTCACGAAACACCTGAGAAAAAGAAACGCCGTGTCATGTAA